Part of the Desulfosalsimonas propionicica genome is shown below.
GAAAACGGGTGCGGGAATCCTTGCCCCAAGGCACAACGCTGAAAAAGGCAAAGGATAAGTTGCGGGAAATTGAGGACCAGCTATCCAAGGGAAACTACATCCCGGACAAGAAAATGCCCTTATTCAAAGAGGTGGCAAAAGACTGGGTCGAGTATAAAAAGCCGAATTTGCGGCAGTCCACTTGGTCAACCTATGACGGGATCACCCGGAATCATTTTGACGCCTTCAATGATTTGAAAATCAGCAGGATCACCACGGCCATGATTGAAAAGTTTATCCGGGACCGGCTGGGCGCGGGGATGAATATTTTGACACTTCGGAAAATCCTGCTTCCGCTTGGTCAGATCATGGCTTATGCAGTCCGGCATGGGTATATCAGCTATAATCCTGTACGGGATGCTGAACGACCAAGGGGCCAGGGTAATGAGCAGGAAAAGAAAATCCGGGTTTTAACCCCGGCTGAGATTCAAAAATTGCTTGATGCTGTGACGGACCAGAAATACAAGACCCTTTTTCAACTGGCGATCATGAGCGGGGCAAGGCAAGGCGAACTGCTTGGGTTGAAGTGGTCAGACGTGGATTGGACAAACAATCAGATTCATATCCAGAGGACTTTCAATAATCAGCTATGGTATGATGTCAAAACCCGCACATCAAACCGGCGGGTTGACTTGGGGCCGCAAACGATGGCAGACCTTAAACGCTGGAAACTGGCCTGCAAGCCAGGCAAGTTGAATCTGATATTCCCGAATCAAGCAGGGGGGGCGATAAACCACAACAACATGATATATCGGTATTTTTCCCCAGCATTGAAAAAGGCGGGGATCGGCAAGATTCGGTTTCATGATTTGCGGCATACCAAAGTGAGTCTGATGATCGAGCAGGGCGAAAATATCAAATATATTCAATCACAGATGGGGCACAGCAGCCCTACCGTGACTTTAAATGTGTATGCGCACCTGATGAAGCCAGTTAATCAGGAGTCGGCAAGGCGGTTTGAAAAAGTTATTCTGGGATAAAAGCAGAATGTAATTTCAAAAAAAAAGCACTGTAAAACTCAAAACATAGTTACGCTTCACTAATCCTTAAAACATTATTTGAGGACGCATATTCAAAAATCTCCGGATATTCAAGAGATGCTTCAAGAAC
Proteins encoded:
- a CDS encoding tyrosine-type recombinase/integrase translates to MKNGCKTKGGNMAKIAKRRNRYVLDYYDNGGKRVRESLPQGTTLKKAKDKLREIEDQLSKGNYIPDKKMPLFKEVAKDWVEYKKPNLRQSTWSTYDGITRNHFDAFNDLKISRITTAMIEKFIRDRLGAGMNILTLRKILLPLGQIMAYAVRHGYISYNPVRDAERPRGQGNEQEKKIRVLTPAEIQKLLDAVTDQKYKTLFQLAIMSGARQGELLGLKWSDVDWTNNQIHIQRTFNNQLWYDVKTRTSNRRVDLGPQTMADLKRWKLACKPGKLNLIFPNQAGGAINHNNMIYRYFSPALKKAGIGKIRFHDLRHTKVSLMIEQGENIKYIQSQMGHSSPTVTLNVYAHLMKPVNQESARRFEKVILG